One Coregonus clupeaformis isolate EN_2021a chromosome 33, ASM2061545v1, whole genome shotgun sequence DNA window includes the following coding sequences:
- the LOC121548655 gene encoding ubiquitin-like protein FUBI: MQLFLRAQNTHTLEVTGQETVRDIKVHVQTLEGLLVEDQVLLLAGSPLEDASSLVDCGISEHCTLEVAGRLLGGKVHGSLARAGKVRGQTPKVDKQEKKKKKTGRAKRRIQYNRRFVNVVPTFGKKKGPNANS, from the exons ATGCAGCTCTTCTTGCGTGCACAGAACACTCACACCCTTGAggtgacaggacaggagaccGTCAGAGACATAAAG GTCCATGTCCAGACTCTGGAGGGTCTCCTAGTGGAGGACCAGGTGCTGTTGCTGGCCGGCTCCCCACTGGAGGATGCTTCCTCTCTGGTGGACTGTGGCATCTCTGAGCACTGCACCCTGGAAGTAGCTGGCCGACTTCTGGGAG GAAAGGTACATGGCTCCCTGGCCCGTGCCGGTAAAGTGAGGGGACAGACACCCAAG GTTGACAagcaggagaagaagaagaagaagactggcCGTGCAAAGCGTCGCATCCAGTACAACAGGCGCTTCGTCAACGTTGTGCCCACCTTCGGCAAGAAGAAGGGCCCCAACGCCAACTCCTAA
- the LOC121548654 gene encoding peptidyl-prolyl cis-trans isomerase FKBP3 has product MAAELTREWSDEQLKSDDLPKKDIIKFIQDNSAHSFLAEHKLMGNIKNVAKTAKKEQLIIAYNDLFESKRFLGSEPIEDVTEHVKNVKIDDKPKEVVEVVDEGPPKFFKSVLKKGDKTNFPKKGDNVSCWYTGSLEDGTVFDTNIPATARKKKQSKPLSFKVGLGRVIRGWDEGILTMSKGETAKLEIEPEWAYGKKGLPDSKIPPNAKLIFEVELVAVD; this is encoded by the exons ATGGCGGCTGAATTGACCAGAGAGTGGAGCGATGAGCAGCTAAAAAGTGATGATCTACCCAAAAAAGACATTATTAAGTTCATTCAGGACAATTCTGCTCATTCG TTTCTTGCAGAGCACAAGCTGATGGGAAATATCAAGAATGTTGCAAAAACGGCAAAGAAGGAGCAACTGATTATTGCCTACAACGATTTGTTTGAGAGCAAG AGGTTTTTAGGTTCAGAACCCATTGAAGATGTGACGGAGCATGTGAAAAATGTGAAGATCGACGACAAGCCCAAAGAAGTTGTGGAAGTCGTTGATGAG GGTCCTCCTAAGTTCTTCAAGTCTGTGCTGAAGAAAGGAGACAAGACTAACTTCCCTAAGAAGGGAGACAATGTGAGCTGTTGGTACACTGGCTCCCTGGAGGATGGCACAGTGTTCGACACCAACATCCCTGCAA CTGCCAGAAAGAAGAAACAGAGCAAGCCACTGAGCTTCAAAGTTGGCCTGGGCCGGGTCATCAGAGGG TGGGATGAAGGTATCCTAACGATGAGCAAAGGCGAGACAGCCAAACTGGAGATTGAGCCAGAATGGGCCTACGGGAAGAAGGGACTTCCTGATTCAAA AATCCCACCAAACGCAAAGCTGATCTTCGAGGTCGAGCTGGTGGCCGTCGATTAA